AGGGCTTTGCAATGTCGTGCCTTCCAGGCTGATGTTGTTTCTGGAGATTCCAAGGCCAAACCAAAAAGGTACAAAATTCCTCAGTTTTATGATCCTTATGGCCCTAGACCTCCACCTTCAGAAAAAATCATTCAGCTTGCAGAACAGATTGGAGCATTGCCTGAAGAAGAGCGCAGTCAAATTATGCCTATGTTGGTAGAAAGATTAAAGCTTCCAAAGTTGCAGTCAATTTCAACAGATGGCCTGGACTTGGGTCAGCAAGATGGTGCAGCTGGAGTGCAGGTCGAGGAGAAAAAAGCAGAGAAAACGGCATTTGATGTTAAGTTGGAAAAGTTTGATGCAGCTGCGAAGATCAAGGTGATTAAGGAGGTAAGAACATTCACTAACCTTGGACTGAAAGAGGCCAAAGATCTTGTCGAAAAGGTGCCGGCTGTGCTTAAACAAGGAGTCACAAAGGAGGAGGCAAatgaaattattgaaaaattaaaagctGTTGGAGGAGTTGCAATCATGGAGTAGAGGATAAACATGTTGTAATATGTTGGTCAAGACAAATTTTTCTAGGCCTCCAatgtggcttttttttttttatgttataatatTTTTGATGCATGAATGATTGAGGGAAAAGCCCTAATGCATAAATCAGATTGAATGATCTATTTGTATCAATTGTTCTTTTGTTAAAATTTCTGGTTAATCACATAGCGCTTATGACTGCCTTTCCGGCTTGACATGACTAAATTTTCAGTTGAGCTTTTTTATAGAAATTTGAAACTCGTGGTTGACCGAATTTGCATACCATATGCAATGTTTATAGACATAAAACCTAATATCCATGTTTATCAAATTTTGCATACCATACACAAAAGATctgtttcttgttttgatctctataaaattttatttagttttgttttgcTAAAAGGTTTGAAACGTCTCTATTGACAAAATCTAAAATAGAGAACTAgagaagttttaaattttattagaacaaaatgaaaaaattatagaaatcaaaataaaaaataagtattttataGAGATTACAATCATATTTAaccattgttaacaataatatcaaacttaaaatataaaagcaAAGGAGTTCATTATAAAGAATAAATGTGATGTTGACaattttatccaaaaaataataatagttatattatgtgtatattaaaaatcaattacatatataaaatacatattacatGATGATTAATTTggtaattgatttttattaaaaatcatttattaaaacacgttatataatacataatatctAATTTAGTAGCAgatttaacataataaatttgaAAGTTTATACCTTTAGTTcttcaaataatcaaatattgaaaaacattttgacaaaaacatttttttatatattttagtcaaatattatttatttttaagaagTAATTATTAATTGTTCATGATTTCCTCTCCCCCTTTTCTCTCTCCTTATCTTTTACATGCTACATCTGATATCTGATATGatattgaaaatgaaaaaaaaaacatattagtaaaataataaaattaattgttCAGGATTTTGTTTCCTATTTTGATTTCATACCAAATACATCCTTTGTTAATTTTTATCAGTAAAGTTTTGGAGAATTACAGCATGCCACATCTAATAACATGCAAAAGCATGTCAGTGAAAACAACAGAGAAAGAAGAGTGGTGAATTCAAGCAGCATCAATCTACCAAGAAGAACATTCCCGAGAATCTTAattcttaaaagttaaaacaaaaacaaaacaataaaaaaggaAAATCCAAAGATGGGGCCAGAGAAAAAGGTGTAAGCAGAAGAAGGAAGCACGTGTCAGtcactaataataaataaacaattgCATTCGTTAAAGTAACAGATAACTGGGTGTGTCACACTTCAAATCTTAGACGttagggaaaaaaataaaaaagaagaacacAGTACAATATTGCAACAGACACATGTACAGTACAACCTGCTTTTCCTTAAAACCTCCGAAACCTTGCTTTCCATTTTACAGTTCTTGAATTTGAATCATTTCTTCTTCTCTCTGGCTTTGAGACTGTTAAGAAAAAGGTGaagtgaaattaaaaaaagatggTTTCTTCTGATGGAAGTAGAGGCAGTGTGGGTGGTGGTGGCAACCCAATCAAGAAGGTTCTGGGTTTAGGGTATTGGGTTCAAGGGTTCAGATGCTTCCCATGGCTGGCAGTGAATTTCTTCCTCAAGGATGGACTCAATGTGGACCCTTCAAAACTCCAAATTCTCCTGAATTCAGCTAATCTTCCAATGGTTGGGAAGCCCTTATATGGACTTGTTTCTGATTCAATCTACATCTCTGGCCAGCATCGTGTTCCCTACATAGCCCTTGGAGGTAAGAACCCAATGTCTAATTGAATTCACATACCCTTTTGCTTTTCCTATCTGATTTTGGTCACACTAACTCCAACTTGTGCAATTTGTTAATTGGGATCTTCAATCATTTATTTTTGATTTCTTGGTATTAGGGGGAAGAGAGAGAATAAAAGAGATTGCATTCATGTGATTGTTATTGTCATAGGAATTGACTGAAACCACCTTGAATGTGGGATTTTGTGGAAAAAAGCATTAGGATTAAGATTCCTGACTTGAGAAACTATTTGTGTGAAAGAGTTATCTTTGCTTCTGTTTGGCCTTTGTTGGAACTTATTTGACATTATCTCTTAAATTAAATCTGAACTTGTTGCTGTTTATATTAAGGTCTTTTAATATAGCCAGATATTGCAATGTAATTAGTCCTAATAATACTCAAAAAGGTGTTATGGTCACCTCATCAATTGTTTGCTGCATGGCAGAAAGGGAATTTCCTGGATTCTGGAAACAATCCAGGTTCTGGCCTCAAACAGACACAACTAATTGATACTAGATTGTAATAAGGCTTCTTAAATTCCACAGGATCAGCTTTCTTATGAAGGAGATGTGAGGAATCACAATTATTTAGATTCTTGTATAGCACTCTTAGCTTGTTTGTGTCTCTGCATGATTCATTCcatttttctaataaaattaatGTATCTAACCTACTCCCCTTTTCGCAGTTCTTTCTTATGTATGTTGAGGTAACTAATTTTAACCAATTTTATGACTAGATTAACCTCTTGGCATATCAGGAATTTCTCCTGTTTTCAGTTTTTGGGGGAAatatcttactaatttttctaggTTGTTAAAATCAGAACTGGGGGAGTTGTTCATGATACTTCTATCCATTTATCATCTAAAACTGCTGCCTTGATTTCTattaggatttttgggttttgtGCAGGCATCTTCTGTCTTGGATAAAATGTATCTAGTTTTCAATTGAATCGATCAAAAGGCATTCGCATTTGTTGTTGCTTTAAGGATAATCATATCTATCTAATCTTTGAATTATTCCCATCACTGCAGTTtgttgttttttaagtttttaccGATGATATAACTAATTTCTAAATTCCCATTCATTTGTATATGCAGCTTTCTTGCAGGCATTGTCATGGCTAGTCATAGCAATCTATCCGTCAAGCATGTCGATTTTCACAATATCTGTATACCTCCTCCTTAGCAATCTTGGTGCTTCTATAGCTGAGGTAGCAAATGATGCCATTGTAGCAGAGATGGGTAAACAACCTCCTCCATCAACCAAGAACTCTCAGTCATCTTCCTCAGGAAGCCTCCAATCGTTTGTTTGGATAGCCTCCTCCATAGGAGGAGTCCTTGGAAACCTTGTTGGCGGCATGTTTATTGGCCGGTTCTCCCCACAATCAATGTTTCTTGCCTTTGGACTACTACTCAGTCTCCAATTCTTTATAACCATTTCTGTTTCTGAAAGCTCTCTTGGTCTCCCAAAGAGTACATCTGCAGGGATAAGGAAACAATTCACACAGCTATTGGTTGCTTTAAGAAAGCCTGAAATCGCTTACTCGATATCTTGGTTCGCGGTATCCTATGCCATTATTCCTGCACTCACAGGAACCATGTTCTTTTACCAGACAGAGTATTTAAAAATCGACTCGTCGGTATTGGGAATTTCAAAGGTGGTTGGCCAGGCAACAATGCTTTTATGGGGGATCATATACAACCAATACTTAAAATCTATTCCATCAAGGAAACTAATATCAGCCATTCAATCCATGATGGCAGTTTTCATGATCTCAGATTTCTTGTTTGTGAGAGGCTTCTATAGACAAATGGGCATGCCCGATTCGCTCTATGTTGTGATGTTCTCTGGATTCTTGGAAGTTCTCTACTTCTTCAAGGTTCTTCCATTCAGTGTGTTGATAGCACAGTTGTGTCCACATGGATGTGAGGGTTCTATAATGGCATTTCTTATGTCTGCTGTGGCACTTGCATTCATTGTAAGTGGATATCTTGGTGTTGCATTGGTGTCATGGATCAATATCACAGGAACTGATTTTTCAAGGCTTCCAATTGCACTTCTGATTCAAGCGGCATGCACATTGTTGCCAATCTTTTGGTCATCTTGCATACCTGATGATCTAAAACCAAAAGACAGGAAGAAAGACTAACATACTTTGTATACTTGTAGCACCTCAAACTATAGGATTCATTTTCAAAAACTTGGTATATTTGATTGCAAAATTCACCAAATAGGAGAATGCTTTGGTGGTTATTATTAATTCttctttttgtcatttttatatCGTGAAAAGTATAAACATTATTACAaggaaatattaaaagaaattctgattttTCTCCCCCTATCTATCATTGGATATTGAAGGGGAGTTTTGGAGTAAGAGTTGAGTTGTTCTTGTGTGCTTTACGGGTTTAAGCCGTGGAAATAGTTACTGttactgatgtaattatcaggtGCTGCTGTCACTTATATAGTTATCAAGTTAGgagagtggatcctctccagtgaagAAAAAACTGAATGGTGTTAATTGTGATCTCTCACCTTTCAttattctctctcatatttaattttggttctacttataaaattaatggtgagagatcacatttCATTttctcaagtgttaaaaaaactGGAGAGGATTCATTTCCATCAAGTTATGCTccataaattataccttttgagTGCGGTCCTTTTTCAATACTGTGTTATTGAGTTACTAGAAGTATATGGTGATAAAATGCATTATATGGTgttccttatttaaaaaaaaataataaaaatagatgtTTCAACCTAATTTCCAATAATGCATGTAATTAGATTCAAGTAGTCAACCACTCTTGTCAATTTTTTTGTGTTTGCTCAGTAACCGGCTGTTTTGTGCTCTCTTGCATTTGGAGTTGATGTGAAGTTGGAAAAGTTTGATGCAGCTGTAAAGATCAAGGTGATTAAGGAGATAAGAGCATTCACTAATCTTGTAAAGATCAAGGTGATTAAGGAGATAAGAGCATTCACTAATCTTGGAAGAGGAAGCAAATGAAactattgaaaaattaaaagctGTTGGAGGAATTGCAATCATGGAGTAGAGGATTAACATGTTGTAATGTTGGTCAAGACAAAGTGTAATATTTTTTATGCATGAATGATTGAGGGATAAGTCCTAATGCATAAATCAGTTTCAACATTACCATGTAGTTGTTGAATGATGTATTTGTATCAATTGTTCTTTTGTTAAATTTTCTGGTTAATCAATATATCGCTTATGACTGCCTTACCGGTTTGACATCATTAAATTTTCAGTTGAGCTTTCTTATAGAAGTTTGAAACTCGTGGTTGATGTACCAAATTACCATATGCAATGTTTACAGAGGTAAAACCTAACATCAATATTTACCAAATTTTGCATATCATATGCAAAATATCTGTTTGTTGTTTTGATCTTTGtaaaattttacttttagttttgatttggtaataaaatttaaaatgtacctattgacaaaatttaaaatacagactcttaattttattagataaaaaaaagtgtatagaaatcaaaataaaaaataagcaaTTAATTTTTACAT
The sequence above is drawn from the Arachis hypogaea cultivar Tifrunner chromosome 4, arahy.Tifrunner.gnm2.J5K5, whole genome shotgun sequence genome and encodes:
- the LOC112796229 gene encoding uncharacterized protein, which gives rise to MRFTHLSRLISRIPRHDTSRALQCRAFQADVVSGDSKAKPKRYKIPQFYDPYGPRPPPSEKIIQLAEQIGALPEEERSQIMPMLVERLKLPKLQSISTDGLDLGQQDGAAGVQVEEKKAEKTAFDVKLEKFDAAAKIKVIKEVRTFTNLGLKEAKDLVEKVPAVLKQGVTKEEANEIIEKLKAVGGVAIME
- the LOC112796230 gene encoding probable folate-biopterin transporter 7, translated to MVSSDGSRGSVGGGGNPIKKVLGLGYWVQGFRCFPWLAVNFFLKDGLNVDPSKLQILLNSANLPMVGKPLYGLVSDSIYISGQHRVPYIALGAFLQALSWLVIAIYPSSMSIFTISVYLLLSNLGASIAEVANDAIVAEMGKQPPPSTKNSQSSSSGSLQSFVWIASSIGGVLGNLVGGMFIGRFSPQSMFLAFGLLLSLQFFITISVSESSLGLPKSTSAGIRKQFTQLLVALRKPEIAYSISWFAVSYAIIPALTGTMFFYQTEYLKIDSSVLGISKVVGQATMLLWGIIYNQYLKSIPSRKLISAIQSMMAVFMISDFLFVRGFYRQMGMPDSLYVVMFSGFLEVLYFFKVLPFSVLIAQLCPHGCEGSIMAFLMSAVALAFIVSGYLGVALVSWINITGTDFSRLPIALLIQAACTLLPIFWSSCIPDDLKPKDRKKD